A single region of the Vespula pensylvanica isolate Volc-1 chromosome 8, ASM1446617v1, whole genome shotgun sequence genome encodes:
- the LOC122631194 gene encoding zinc finger protein 1-like isoform X2, with the protein MEGSGTGVSRLDCYEDMFKEITRKLYGEDPDHRTSSVQNEFETSVTYKTEEDTGNGTDGSDEANWTCEEEPLKGTDGSRIAAYHAAKATWRCYECGDIMGGGPREVAEHFMELHSSRILTDDSRNRHHSPRKDYMQTELKAEDVVSYLERLRERAETAAPPSRRTQETQTVPAALLPLSSSFLLQELPSVPVPHHLHQNCVTMPTSATTSASTKRYTCPYCPYGTDRRDLYTRHENIHREEKPFHCYICYKPFNRADHVKKHFLRMHREHCYELSRIRRPAGTTAPKPLQQDSNVTPTGNNANQQQQQQQQQQQQQQQQQQQQQQQQQHQQQQQQQQQQQQQQQQQQQQQQQQQQQQQQQQQQQQQQQQQQHATYTPNYNGNKNYQLQPNPGSGTTAGAPGIYQATTMPAPGIMQPDANNCMTGRRMQNGGCNSKSHLKGGPKAQERRYTCCYCSWSGVDNWCLKRHLNTHLKPYACTLCEYKAARAERLSTHVLKVHNRRQCSRCSFLGEDAAQLQMHQLHVHRISSANPPPSSVVQAVPPPINRQQQPIHPAAGGRPPPGPPVFPAPAPAITPATTVIPPTTILGISYHRSLPDDEKSSSTITTNSERVRGLPFSEERKPNERRSRKQSQPRKAVGCELETEDEEQPTIFTNEPPKEKRSFERGIDAGEESAIGNWKESSLEGLAEEPVEEQIEEPVGRPVEEPVEGPVEGPVEGPIEGPVEGPIEGPVEGPIEGPVEGPIEGPVEGPVEGRVEGDPGEGPAKDPGEESVERSLAPKLLKCRMCPDDAPASRSSTYKPYHTKASLTLHRLWRHDKSEKSEKSERKRRKSSTKVSDSEISHYASLSSITLKATVFTNPGFDYRR; encoded by the exons ATGGAGGGTAGCGGTACGGGTGTTAGCAGGTTGGACTGCTACGAGGATATGTTCAAGGAAATTACTCGGAAGCTTTACGGAGAGGATCCCGATCATAGAA CTTCGAGCGTGCAAAACGAATTCGAGACCTCCGTAACGTACAAGACCGAAGAGGACACGGGAAATGGTACGGACGGAAGCGACGAAGCTAATTGGACCTGCGAGGAAGAACCTCTTAAAGGCACCGATGGCAGCCGAATAGCCGCGTATCACGCGGCCAAAGCAACTTGGAGATGCTACGAGTGCG GCGACATCATGGGAGGTGGGCCACGAGAGGTAGCCGAGCATTTTATGGAACTACACTCGTCGAGGATTCTGACCGACGACAGCAGAAACAGACACCATTCGCCTCGTAAGGATTACATGCAGACGGAGCTCAAGGCCGAAGATGTTGTATCCTATCTGGAAAGATTGAGGGAACGCGCGGAAACGGCTGCGCCACCTTCCCGGAGGACTCAGGAAACGCAGACCGTACCTGCCGCTTTATTACCGCTGTCCTCGTCCTTTCTTTTGCAAGAATTACCATCCGTCCCAGTGCCGCATCACCTACATCAG AACTGCGTAACCATGCCAACCTCGGCGACGACATCGGCAAGCACCAAGAGATATACTTGTCCGTACTGTCCCTACGGAACCGATAGACGCGATCTATACACTCGTCACGAAAATATTCACCGCGAGGAAAAACCCTTCCATTGTTACATCTGCTACAAACCGTTCAATCGTGCCGATCACGTGAAGAAACACTTTCTTCGAATGCATCGCGAACACTGCTACGAATTGTCGAGAATAAGAAGACCGGCCGGAACAACTGCTCCCAAGCCTTTGCAACAGGACTCGAATGTGACCCCTACCGGTAATAACGCAAatcagcagcaacagcagcaacagcaacaacaacagcagcagcagcagcagcaacagcaacagcagcagcagcagcaacatcagcagcaacagcaacagcagcagcagcaacagcaacagcaacagcagcaacaacagcagcaacagcagcagcagcagcagcagcagcagcagcaacaacaacaacaacagcagcagcagcagcaacacgCTACGTATACGCCCAATTACaatggaaacaaaaattatcagTTGCAGCCTAATCCTGGATCTGGAACGACCGCGGGTGCGCCGGGGATATATCAAGCGACGACTATGCCGGCACCAGGTATCATGCAGCCGGACGCGAACAACTGTATGACGGGTAGAAGAATGCAAAATGGTGGCTGCAACAGCAAAAGTCATTTGAAGGGTGGTCCGAAAGCTCAAGAGAGAAG GTATACCTGTTGTTATTGTTCGTGGAGCGGAGTCGATAATTGGTGCCTAAAGCGTCATCTGAATACGCACTTGAAGCCGTACGCTTGCACGCTTTGCGAGTATAAAGCAGCACGTGCCGAGCGTCTCTCGACGCACGTGCTCAAGGTACACAACAGAAGGCAGTGCTCTAGATGTTCCTTCCTCGGCGAAGACGCCGCGCAGTTACAAATGCATCAATTGCACGTGCATCGCATTAGCAGCGCCAATCCACCGCCTAGCTCGGTGGTACAAGCCGTGCCACCGCCTATCAATCGTCAGCAACAGCCCATTCA TCCCGCTGCTGGAGGACGACCGCCACCTGGTCCACCGGTTTTTCCTGCACCGGCGCCGGCGATCACACCTGCTACCACCGTAATACCACCGACCACTATACTCGG CATCAGCTATCACCGAAGTTTGCCCGACGACGAGAAGAGCTCCTCCACAATTACGACCAACTCGGAACGTGTTCGCGGGCTGCCGTTTAGCGAGGAGAGGAAACCGAACGAGAGACGATCCAGGAAGCAGAGTCAACCGAGGAAGGCCGTCGGTTGCGAGCTCGAAACCGAAGACGAAGAGCAACCGACGATATTTACGAACGAGCCACCGAAGGAGAAGAGATCTTTCGAAAGAGGGATCGACGCAGGCGAGGAAAGTGCAATCGGAAATTGGAAGGAAAGTAGTTTAGAAGGGCTGGCCGAAGAGCCGGTCGAAGAGCAGATCGAAGAGCCGGTCGGAAGGCCGGTCGAAGAGCCGGTCGAAGGGCCGGTCGAAGGGCCGGTCGAAGGGCCGATCGAAGGGCCGGTAGAAGGGCCGATCGAAGGGCCGGTAGAAGGGCCGATCGAAGGGCCGGTCGAAGGGCCGATCGAAGGGCCGGTCGAAGGACCGGTCGAAGGGCGGGTCGAAGGTGATCCTGGCGAAGGCCCGGCCAAGGATCCTGGCGAAGAATCGGTCGAAAGATCGCTCGCACCGAAACTTCTCAAGTGCCGCATGTGTCCCGACGACGCGCCCGCGTCCAGATCGTCCACCTACAAGCCTTATCATACCAAGGCTTCCTTGACACTTCACAGACTCTGGAGACACGATAAAAGtgagaaaagtgagaaaagtgagcgaaagaggaggaaatcCTCCACGAAGGTTAGCGACTCGGAGATTTCGCATTACGCGTCTCTATCGTCGATCACGCTCAAGGCCACGGTCTTTACCAATCCGGGCTTCGACTACCGCAGATAA
- the LOC122631194 gene encoding uncharacterized protein LOC122631194 isoform X1 has protein sequence MEGSGTGVSRLDCYEDMFKEITRKLYGEDPDHRTSSVQNEFETSVTYKTEEDTGNGTDGSDEANWTCEEEPLKGTDGSRIAAYHAAKATWRCYECGDIMGGGPREVAEHFMELHSSRILTDDSRNRHHSPRKDYMQTELKAEDVVSYLERLRERAETAAPPSRRTQETQTVPAALLPLSSSFLLQELPSVPVPHHLHQNCVTMPTSATTSASTKRYTCPYCPYGTDRRDLYTRHENIHREEKPFHCYICYKPFNRADHVKKHFLRMHREHCYELSRIRRPAGTTAPKPLQQDSNVTPTGNNANQQQQQQQQQQQQQQQQQQQQQQQQQHQQQQQQQQQQQQQQQQQQQQQQQQQQQQQQQQQQQQQQQQQQHATYTPNYNGNKNYQLQPNPGSGTTAGAPGIYQATTMPAPGIMQPDANNCMTGRRMQNGGCNSKSHLKGGPKAQERRYTCCYCSWSGVDNWCLKRHLNTHLKPYACTLCEYKAARAERLSTHVLKVHNRRQCSRCSFLGEDAAQLQMHQLHVHRISSANPPPSSVVQAVPPPINRQQQPIHPAAGGRPPPGPPVFPAPAPAITPATTVIPPTTILGHEMVKSPATAATMAYPLEEERRRSRGREDLESLEHGNGEDKDCGENDRVSDIERTNESVSRDRDSVLTSNRHFTCSISYHRSLPDDEKSSSTITTNSERVRGLPFSEERKPNERRSRKQSQPRKAVGCELETEDEEQPTIFTNEPPKEKRSFERGIDAGEESAIGNWKESSLEGLAEEPVEEQIEEPVGRPVEEPVEGPVEGPVEGPIEGPVEGPIEGPVEGPIEGPVEGPIEGPVEGPVEGRVEGDPGEGPAKDPGEESVERSLAPKLLKCRMCPDDAPASRSSTYKPYHTKASLTLHRLWRHDKSEKSEKSERKRRKSSTKVSDSEISHYASLSSITLKATVFTNPGFDYRR, from the exons ATGGAGGGTAGCGGTACGGGTGTTAGCAGGTTGGACTGCTACGAGGATATGTTCAAGGAAATTACTCGGAAGCTTTACGGAGAGGATCCCGATCATAGAA CTTCGAGCGTGCAAAACGAATTCGAGACCTCCGTAACGTACAAGACCGAAGAGGACACGGGAAATGGTACGGACGGAAGCGACGAAGCTAATTGGACCTGCGAGGAAGAACCTCTTAAAGGCACCGATGGCAGCCGAATAGCCGCGTATCACGCGGCCAAAGCAACTTGGAGATGCTACGAGTGCG GCGACATCATGGGAGGTGGGCCACGAGAGGTAGCCGAGCATTTTATGGAACTACACTCGTCGAGGATTCTGACCGACGACAGCAGAAACAGACACCATTCGCCTCGTAAGGATTACATGCAGACGGAGCTCAAGGCCGAAGATGTTGTATCCTATCTGGAAAGATTGAGGGAACGCGCGGAAACGGCTGCGCCACCTTCCCGGAGGACTCAGGAAACGCAGACCGTACCTGCCGCTTTATTACCGCTGTCCTCGTCCTTTCTTTTGCAAGAATTACCATCCGTCCCAGTGCCGCATCACCTACATCAG AACTGCGTAACCATGCCAACCTCGGCGACGACATCGGCAAGCACCAAGAGATATACTTGTCCGTACTGTCCCTACGGAACCGATAGACGCGATCTATACACTCGTCACGAAAATATTCACCGCGAGGAAAAACCCTTCCATTGTTACATCTGCTACAAACCGTTCAATCGTGCCGATCACGTGAAGAAACACTTTCTTCGAATGCATCGCGAACACTGCTACGAATTGTCGAGAATAAGAAGACCGGCCGGAACAACTGCTCCCAAGCCTTTGCAACAGGACTCGAATGTGACCCCTACCGGTAATAACGCAAatcagcagcaacagcagcaacagcaacaacaacagcagcagcagcagcagcaacagcaacagcagcagcagcagcaacatcagcagcaacagcaacagcagcagcagcaacagcaacagcaacagcagcaacaacagcagcaacagcagcagcagcagcagcagcagcagcagcaacaacaacaacaacagcagcagcagcagcaacacgCTACGTATACGCCCAATTACaatggaaacaaaaattatcagTTGCAGCCTAATCCTGGATCTGGAACGACCGCGGGTGCGCCGGGGATATATCAAGCGACGACTATGCCGGCACCAGGTATCATGCAGCCGGACGCGAACAACTGTATGACGGGTAGAAGAATGCAAAATGGTGGCTGCAACAGCAAAAGTCATTTGAAGGGTGGTCCGAAAGCTCAAGAGAGAAG GTATACCTGTTGTTATTGTTCGTGGAGCGGAGTCGATAATTGGTGCCTAAAGCGTCATCTGAATACGCACTTGAAGCCGTACGCTTGCACGCTTTGCGAGTATAAAGCAGCACGTGCCGAGCGTCTCTCGACGCACGTGCTCAAGGTACACAACAGAAGGCAGTGCTCTAGATGTTCCTTCCTCGGCGAAGACGCCGCGCAGTTACAAATGCATCAATTGCACGTGCATCGCATTAGCAGCGCCAATCCACCGCCTAGCTCGGTGGTACAAGCCGTGCCACCGCCTATCAATCGTCAGCAACAGCCCATTCA TCCCGCTGCTGGAGGACGACCGCCACCTGGTCCACCGGTTTTTCCTGCACCGGCGCCGGCGATCACACCTGCTACCACCGTAATACCACCGACCACTATACTCGG CCACGAGATGGTAAAATCACCTGCAACTGCAGCGACTATGGCATATCCGTTGGAGGAGGAGAGGCGAAGGTCGAGAGGTCGAGAAGACCTCGAAAGCCTCGAGCACGGCAACGGGGAGGACAAGGACTGCGGCGAAAATGACCGCGTCAGCGatatcgaaagaacgaacgaaagcgtTTCTCGTGATCGTGATTCGGTCTTAACGTCTAATCGTCATTTTACGTGCAGCATCAGCTATCACCGAAGTTTGCCCGACGACGAGAAGAGCTCCTCCACAATTACGACCAACTCGGAACGTGTTCGCGGGCTGCCGTTTAGCGAGGAGAGGAAACCGAACGAGAGACGATCCAGGAAGCAGAGTCAACCGAGGAAGGCCGTCGGTTGCGAGCTCGAAACCGAAGACGAAGAGCAACCGACGATATTTACGAACGAGCCACCGAAGGAGAAGAGATCTTTCGAAAGAGGGATCGACGCAGGCGAGGAAAGTGCAATCGGAAATTGGAAGGAAAGTAGTTTAGAAGGGCTGGCCGAAGAGCCGGTCGAAGAGCAGATCGAAGAGCCGGTCGGAAGGCCGGTCGAAGAGCCGGTCGAAGGGCCGGTCGAAGGGCCGGTCGAAGGGCCGATCGAAGGGCCGGTAGAAGGGCCGATCGAAGGGCCGGTAGAAGGGCCGATCGAAGGGCCGGTCGAAGGGCCGATCGAAGGGCCGGTCGAAGGACCGGTCGAAGGGCGGGTCGAAGGTGATCCTGGCGAAGGCCCGGCCAAGGATCCTGGCGAAGAATCGGTCGAAAGATCGCTCGCACCGAAACTTCTCAAGTGCCGCATGTGTCCCGACGACGCGCCCGCGTCCAGATCGTCCACCTACAAGCCTTATCATACCAAGGCTTCCTTGACACTTCACAGACTCTGGAGACACGATAAAAGtgagaaaagtgagaaaagtgagcgaaagaggaggaaatcCTCCACGAAGGTTAGCGACTCGGAGATTTCGCATTACGCGTCTCTATCGTCGATCACGCTCAAGGCCACGGTCTTTACCAATCCGGGCTTCGACTACCGCAGATAA
- the LOC122631194 gene encoding zinc finger protein 1-like isoform X4, translated as MEGSGTGVSRLDCYEDMFKEITRKLYGEDPDHRTSSVQNEFETSVTYKTEEDTGNGTDGSDEANWTCEEEPLKGTDGSRIAAYHAAKATWRCYECGDIMGGGPREVAEHFMELHSSRILTDDSRNRHHSPRKDYMQTELKAEDVVSYLERLRERAETAAPPSRRTQETQTVPAALLPLSSSFLLQELPSVPVPHHLHQNCVTMPTSATTSASTKRYTCPYCPYGTDRRDLYTRHENIHREEKPFHCYICYKPFNRADHVKKHFLRMHREHCYELSRIRRPAGTTAPKPLQQDSNVTPTGNNANQQQQQQQQQQQQQQQQQQQQQQQQQHQQQQQQQQQQQQQQQQQQQQQQQQQQQQQQQQQQQQQQQQQQHATYTPNYNGNKNYQLQPNPGSGTTAGAPGIYQATTMPAPGIMQPDANNCMTGRRMQNGGCNSKSHLKGGPKAQERRYTCCYCSWSGVDNWCLKRHLNTHLKPYACTLCEYKAARAERLSTHVLKVHNRRQCSRCSFLGEDAAQLQMHQLHVHRISSANPPPSSVVQAVPPPINRQQQPIHPAAGGRPPPGPPVFPAPAPAITPATTVIPPTTILGKMTRT; from the exons ATGGAGGGTAGCGGTACGGGTGTTAGCAGGTTGGACTGCTACGAGGATATGTTCAAGGAAATTACTCGGAAGCTTTACGGAGAGGATCCCGATCATAGAA CTTCGAGCGTGCAAAACGAATTCGAGACCTCCGTAACGTACAAGACCGAAGAGGACACGGGAAATGGTACGGACGGAAGCGACGAAGCTAATTGGACCTGCGAGGAAGAACCTCTTAAAGGCACCGATGGCAGCCGAATAGCCGCGTATCACGCGGCCAAAGCAACTTGGAGATGCTACGAGTGCG GCGACATCATGGGAGGTGGGCCACGAGAGGTAGCCGAGCATTTTATGGAACTACACTCGTCGAGGATTCTGACCGACGACAGCAGAAACAGACACCATTCGCCTCGTAAGGATTACATGCAGACGGAGCTCAAGGCCGAAGATGTTGTATCCTATCTGGAAAGATTGAGGGAACGCGCGGAAACGGCTGCGCCACCTTCCCGGAGGACTCAGGAAACGCAGACCGTACCTGCCGCTTTATTACCGCTGTCCTCGTCCTTTCTTTTGCAAGAATTACCATCCGTCCCAGTGCCGCATCACCTACATCAG AACTGCGTAACCATGCCAACCTCGGCGACGACATCGGCAAGCACCAAGAGATATACTTGTCCGTACTGTCCCTACGGAACCGATAGACGCGATCTATACACTCGTCACGAAAATATTCACCGCGAGGAAAAACCCTTCCATTGTTACATCTGCTACAAACCGTTCAATCGTGCCGATCACGTGAAGAAACACTTTCTTCGAATGCATCGCGAACACTGCTACGAATTGTCGAGAATAAGAAGACCGGCCGGAACAACTGCTCCCAAGCCTTTGCAACAGGACTCGAATGTGACCCCTACCGGTAATAACGCAAatcagcagcaacagcagcaacagcaacaacaacagcagcagcagcagcagcaacagcaacagcagcagcagcagcaacatcagcagcaacagcaacagcagcagcagcaacagcaacagcaacagcagcaacaacagcagcaacagcagcagcagcagcagcagcagcagcagcaacaacaacaacaacagcagcagcagcagcaacacgCTACGTATACGCCCAATTACaatggaaacaaaaattatcagTTGCAGCCTAATCCTGGATCTGGAACGACCGCGGGTGCGCCGGGGATATATCAAGCGACGACTATGCCGGCACCAGGTATCATGCAGCCGGACGCGAACAACTGTATGACGGGTAGAAGAATGCAAAATGGTGGCTGCAACAGCAAAAGTCATTTGAAGGGTGGTCCGAAAGCTCAAGAGAGAAG GTATACCTGTTGTTATTGTTCGTGGAGCGGAGTCGATAATTGGTGCCTAAAGCGTCATCTGAATACGCACTTGAAGCCGTACGCTTGCACGCTTTGCGAGTATAAAGCAGCACGTGCCGAGCGTCTCTCGACGCACGTGCTCAAGGTACACAACAGAAGGCAGTGCTCTAGATGTTCCTTCCTCGGCGAAGACGCCGCGCAGTTACAAATGCATCAATTGCACGTGCATCGCATTAGCAGCGCCAATCCACCGCCTAGCTCGGTGGTACAAGCCGTGCCACCGCCTATCAATCGTCAGCAACAGCCCATTCA TCCCGCTGCTGGAGGACGACCGCCACCTGGTCCACCGGTTTTTCCTGCACCGGCGCCGGCGATCACACCTGCTACCACCGTAATACCACCGACCACTATACTCGG aaaaatGACGCGAACGTAA
- the LOC122631194 gene encoding actin cytoskeleton-regulatory complex protein PAN1-like isoform X3 has product MEGSGTGVSRLDCYEDMFKEITRKLYGEDPDHRTSSVQNEFETSVTYKTEEDTGNGTDGSDEANWTCEEEPLKGTDGSRIAAYHAAKATWRCYECGDIMGGGPREVAEHFMELHSSRILTDDSRNRHHSPRKDYMQTELKAEDVVSYLERLRERAETAAPPSRRTQETQTVPAALLPLSSSFLLQELPSVPVPHHLHQNCVTMPTSATTSASTKRYTCPYCPYGTDRRDLYTRHENIHREEKPFHCYICYKPFNRADHVKKHFLRMHREHCYELSRIRRPAGTTAPKPLQQDSNVTPTGNNANQQQQQQQQQQQQQQQQQQQQQQQQQHQQQQQQQQQQQQQQQQQQQQQQQQQQQQQQQQQQQQQQQQQQHATYTPNYNGNKNYQLQPNPGSGTTAGAPGIYQATTMPAPGIMQPDANNCMTGRRMQNGGCNSKSHLKGGPKAQERRYTCCYCSWSGVDNWCLKRHLNTHLKPYACTLCEYKAARAERLSTHVLKVHNRRQCSRCSFLGEDAAQLQMHQLHVHRISSANPPPSSVVQAVPPPINRQQQPIHPAAGGRPPPGPPVFPAPAPAITPATTVIPPTTILGAAVVAATRW; this is encoded by the exons ATGGAGGGTAGCGGTACGGGTGTTAGCAGGTTGGACTGCTACGAGGATATGTTCAAGGAAATTACTCGGAAGCTTTACGGAGAGGATCCCGATCATAGAA CTTCGAGCGTGCAAAACGAATTCGAGACCTCCGTAACGTACAAGACCGAAGAGGACACGGGAAATGGTACGGACGGAAGCGACGAAGCTAATTGGACCTGCGAGGAAGAACCTCTTAAAGGCACCGATGGCAGCCGAATAGCCGCGTATCACGCGGCCAAAGCAACTTGGAGATGCTACGAGTGCG GCGACATCATGGGAGGTGGGCCACGAGAGGTAGCCGAGCATTTTATGGAACTACACTCGTCGAGGATTCTGACCGACGACAGCAGAAACAGACACCATTCGCCTCGTAAGGATTACATGCAGACGGAGCTCAAGGCCGAAGATGTTGTATCCTATCTGGAAAGATTGAGGGAACGCGCGGAAACGGCTGCGCCACCTTCCCGGAGGACTCAGGAAACGCAGACCGTACCTGCCGCTTTATTACCGCTGTCCTCGTCCTTTCTTTTGCAAGAATTACCATCCGTCCCAGTGCCGCATCACCTACATCAG AACTGCGTAACCATGCCAACCTCGGCGACGACATCGGCAAGCACCAAGAGATATACTTGTCCGTACTGTCCCTACGGAACCGATAGACGCGATCTATACACTCGTCACGAAAATATTCACCGCGAGGAAAAACCCTTCCATTGTTACATCTGCTACAAACCGTTCAATCGTGCCGATCACGTGAAGAAACACTTTCTTCGAATGCATCGCGAACACTGCTACGAATTGTCGAGAATAAGAAGACCGGCCGGAACAACTGCTCCCAAGCCTTTGCAACAGGACTCGAATGTGACCCCTACCGGTAATAACGCAAatcagcagcaacagcagcaacagcaacaacaacagcagcagcagcagcagcaacagcaacagcagcagcagcagcaacatcagcagcaacagcaacagcagcagcagcaacagcaacagcaacagcagcaacaacagcagcaacagcagcagcagcagcagcagcagcagcagcaacaacaacaacaacagcagcagcagcagcaacacgCTACGTATACGCCCAATTACaatggaaacaaaaattatcagTTGCAGCCTAATCCTGGATCTGGAACGACCGCGGGTGCGCCGGGGATATATCAAGCGACGACTATGCCGGCACCAGGTATCATGCAGCCGGACGCGAACAACTGTATGACGGGTAGAAGAATGCAAAATGGTGGCTGCAACAGCAAAAGTCATTTGAAGGGTGGTCCGAAAGCTCAAGAGAGAAG GTATACCTGTTGTTATTGTTCGTGGAGCGGAGTCGATAATTGGTGCCTAAAGCGTCATCTGAATACGCACTTGAAGCCGTACGCTTGCACGCTTTGCGAGTATAAAGCAGCACGTGCCGAGCGTCTCTCGACGCACGTGCTCAAGGTACACAACAGAAGGCAGTGCTCTAGATGTTCCTTCCTCGGCGAAGACGCCGCGCAGTTACAAATGCATCAATTGCACGTGCATCGCATTAGCAGCGCCAATCCACCGCCTAGCTCGGTGGTACAAGCCGTGCCACCGCCTATCAATCGTCAGCAACAGCCCATTCA TCCCGCTGCTGGAGGACGACCGCCACCTGGTCCACCGGTTTTTCCTGCACCGGCGCCGGCGATCACACCTGCTACCACCGTAATACCACCGACCACTATACTCGG TGCCGCGGTGGTTGCAGCCACGAGATGGTAA
- the LOC122631194 gene encoding zinc finger protein 1-like isoform X5 — protein sequence MEGSGTGVSRLDCYEDMFKEITRKLYGEDPDHRTSSVQNEFETSVTYKTEEDTGNGTDGSDEANWTCEEEPLKGTDGSRIAAYHAAKATWRCYECGDIMGGGPREVAEHFMELHSSRILTDDSRNRHHSPRKDYMQTELKAEDVVSYLERLRERAETAAPPSRRTQETQTVPAALLPLSSSFLLQELPSVPVPHHLHQNCVTMPTSATTSASTKRYTCPYCPYGTDRRDLYTRHENIHREEKPFHCYICYKPFNRADHVKKHFLRMHREHCYELSRIRRPAGTTAPKPLQQDSNVTPTGNNANQQQQQQQQQQQQQQQQQQQQQQQQQHQQQQQQQQQQQQQQQQQQQQQQQQQQQQQQQQQQQQQQQQQQHATYTPNYNGNKNYQLQPNPGSGTTAGAPGIYQATTMPAPGIMQPDANNCMTGRRMQNGGCNSKSHLKGGPKAQERRYTCCYCSWSGVDNWCLKRHLNTHLKPYACTLCEYKAARAERLSTHVLKVHNRRQCSRCSFLGEDAAQLQMHQLHVHRISSANPPPSSVVQAVPPPINRQQQPIHPAAGGRPPPGPPVFPAPAPAITPATTVIPPTTILG from the exons ATGGAGGGTAGCGGTACGGGTGTTAGCAGGTTGGACTGCTACGAGGATATGTTCAAGGAAATTACTCGGAAGCTTTACGGAGAGGATCCCGATCATAGAA CTTCGAGCGTGCAAAACGAATTCGAGACCTCCGTAACGTACAAGACCGAAGAGGACACGGGAAATGGTACGGACGGAAGCGACGAAGCTAATTGGACCTGCGAGGAAGAACCTCTTAAAGGCACCGATGGCAGCCGAATAGCCGCGTATCACGCGGCCAAAGCAACTTGGAGATGCTACGAGTGCG GCGACATCATGGGAGGTGGGCCACGAGAGGTAGCCGAGCATTTTATGGAACTACACTCGTCGAGGATTCTGACCGACGACAGCAGAAACAGACACCATTCGCCTCGTAAGGATTACATGCAGACGGAGCTCAAGGCCGAAGATGTTGTATCCTATCTGGAAAGATTGAGGGAACGCGCGGAAACGGCTGCGCCACCTTCCCGGAGGACTCAGGAAACGCAGACCGTACCTGCCGCTTTATTACCGCTGTCCTCGTCCTTTCTTTTGCAAGAATTACCATCCGTCCCAGTGCCGCATCACCTACATCAG AACTGCGTAACCATGCCAACCTCGGCGACGACATCGGCAAGCACCAAGAGATATACTTGTCCGTACTGTCCCTACGGAACCGATAGACGCGATCTATACACTCGTCACGAAAATATTCACCGCGAGGAAAAACCCTTCCATTGTTACATCTGCTACAAACCGTTCAATCGTGCCGATCACGTGAAGAAACACTTTCTTCGAATGCATCGCGAACACTGCTACGAATTGTCGAGAATAAGAAGACCGGCCGGAACAACTGCTCCCAAGCCTTTGCAACAGGACTCGAATGTGACCCCTACCGGTAATAACGCAAatcagcagcaacagcagcaacagcaacaacaacagcagcagcagcagcagcaacagcaacagcagcagcagcagcaacatcagcagcaacagcaacagcagcagcagcaacagcaacagcaacagcagcaacaacagcagcaacagcagcagcagcagcagcagcagcagcagcaacaacaacaacaacagcagcagcagcagcaacacgCTACGTATACGCCCAATTACaatggaaacaaaaattatcagTTGCAGCCTAATCCTGGATCTGGAACGACCGCGGGTGCGCCGGGGATATATCAAGCGACGACTATGCCGGCACCAGGTATCATGCAGCCGGACGCGAACAACTGTATGACGGGTAGAAGAATGCAAAATGGTGGCTGCAACAGCAAAAGTCATTTGAAGGGTGGTCCGAAAGCTCAAGAGAGAAG GTATACCTGTTGTTATTGTTCGTGGAGCGGAGTCGATAATTGGTGCCTAAAGCGTCATCTGAATACGCACTTGAAGCCGTACGCTTGCACGCTTTGCGAGTATAAAGCAGCACGTGCCGAGCGTCTCTCGACGCACGTGCTCAAGGTACACAACAGAAGGCAGTGCTCTAGATGTTCCTTCCTCGGCGAAGACGCCGCGCAGTTACAAATGCATCAATTGCACGTGCATCGCATTAGCAGCGCCAATCCACCGCCTAGCTCGGTGGTACAAGCCGTGCCACCGCCTATCAATCGTCAGCAACAGCCCATTCA TCCCGCTGCTGGAGGACGACCGCCACCTGGTCCACCGGTTTTTCCTGCACCGGCGCCGGCGATCACACCTGCTACCACCGTAATACCACCGACCACTATACTCGG tTGA